In the genome of Zobellia nedashkovskayae, the window CGATGCAAGTTATGTTAAGCTTAGAGAGGTAACTTTGTCTTACAAAATACCTAGCAAGATGTTGCAGAATATGCCACTTAATAACATCACTTTCTCACTTGTAGGAAGAAACCTTTGGATTATTGACAAAAATGCTCCATATACTGATCCTGAAGCTGGTTTAAGTGCAGGTAACTTACAAGGATATCAGTCTAGCCCGTATCCTACATCTAAAGAATATGGTTTTAACGTTAGATTTGACTTTTAAACAAAATTTACTATGAAAAAATATTTAATAATATTTGCAACAATGGCATTTTTCTCCTGCTCAGATTTTGGAGATATTAATGTCGATACTAAATCTGCAACTACCGTTCCTTCTGAAACGGTTTTTGCCAATGCAACCAGGAATTTGGTTGATCAAATGACTGAAAGTAGTGTTAATTCCAATATTTTCAGACACTTTAGTCAAGCTTGGGCTCAAACCACTTACCAGGATGAGACCAATTACAACCTCATCAATAGAGATCAACCCGGAGCACATTGGGCAGTTCTTTACAGAGATGTATTGAAAGACCTTGATGAAGCTAAAGTTATTATTAACGATACGGACAACTCAACGGTTTCTGCTGAATTGGTTACCAACCAACTTGCTACTATTAGCATTTTGGAAGTCTATACGTATCATGTATTAGCTGATTCTTTTGGAGATGTTCCATTCACAGAAGCATTAGATATTGACAATGTGTTACCTGCTTATGATGACGATGAAGCAATATATACAGCAATAATTACACAACTTGATGCAGCTATTGCTTCAATTACTGTATCGGAAGGATCATTTGGCGGCTCTGATTTAATTTATGCCGGTGATATGGCTAAGTGGAAAAAATTCGCTAATTCACTTAAATTAAGAATGGCTGTTAGAATTGAGTCTGTTGATGCAGGTAAAGCTGCTACTATGGCATCTGAAGCTGTTGCTAGTGGTGTATTTACATCAAATGACGATAATGCAACTTTTGCATATTTAGATGGTGCTCCAAATACCAATCCGGTTTGGACTGATTTAGTTGAGAGCGGAAGACAGGATTTTATTGGCTCAAATACTATTATTGACATCATGAATGACTTAGAGGATCCAAGAAGAACTGTATACTTTGCGGATAACTTACAAGAAGACGGATCATCTGACACATATGTTGGTGGCCCTTATGGTGTAAACGCACCTTACGGAGACTACACTCACTTAGGCGATCTTTTTCATCAACCTGATACTCCTGGTGATATTCTTGATTATGCTGAGGTTGAGTTTTTACTTGCTGAAGCAGCAGAATTAGGTTTAGTAGGTTCTCCTGCAGATGCTCCGGCTCATTACGAGGCTGCCATTACAGCATCTTTTGAATTCTGGGCTGTTGACGATGTTGCAACTTATTTAGCTAACCCAGACGTAGCTTATGCCACAGCTGCAAGTACTTGGCAAGAGAAAATTGCTGTGCAAAAATGGTTACACTTATTCAACAGAGGTTTTGAAGCTTGGTCCACTTACAGAAAATATGGTTTTCCAATGATGAATATACCTCCTACTTCAGGAGAAGATGTTCCACGTAGGTATACCTATCCTATAAACGAACCAAGTAGAAACGGTGCTAGTTACGCAGCAGGTGCAGCAGCCATGGGGGGTGACACAAAAACATCCACTGTTTTTTGGGACGTTAACTAAGTTCTATCAAATACTATAAAATGATTAAAGAGCCACTGGGAAACCAGTGGCTCTTTTTTATTGTAAGGACTTCTATTTTTTATAGACTATTTAAGTATATTCAACTATAAAGCATGTTACAAACACTAAAAAATAGCCTTATAATTTTATTATGCGTTGTTATTTGGTCATGTGAATCGTCCGAAACGATTCAAAACGTAGAGACCATTTCTAATGAACAGGTCACCCAAGAGCCTGCTTGGTCTATCTCTGAATCCAAAATATTAGGACCATATAACCCTTTCCCTTTAGTAACTACGGCTTCATTCACTCCAATTAATACGGTTTCCTATCAGGACAATCACCCAACAACTTTAATAAGTTTGGGACCTACTGAATTAAGAGCATATCCAAATTCTTTCATTGGACTCTATGAAATAATCAATAACGAGTACGAGAATAAAAAATACGCCATAACACATTGTCCTCAAACATCCAGCACTATAGCTTGGGACAGAACTATAGATAACAATGTAGTAACCCTAAAAGCTTCTGGTTATTTATTCAATGATAACCTTATGCCAATAGATATAGAAACTAACTCCATATGGTCTCAAATGTTAATTAGAGGGGTACGAGGCCAATACGATTATGTAAGCCCAAATACTTTTAACGTTGTTGAAACAGATTGGAAAACTGTAAAAGAAAAATTTCCAACTGCTAAAGTTTATAATGAACAAGTGAATAATGAAGTAGTAGAGAATATCTCAAGTCCGGGAACCACAAATCGTGATTATTTTAGATATGGAATAATTTCAGGAATAGCCAATGTTAAAATCCATATTTTTAAATACGACTTATTTCAAGAGCCGGGTCTAACATTACTCAACACCATAATAACTGGAAAAAAAGTACTGGTCTTAGGAAATGAGGAGAGGAACTTCGTAAGCTCTTATTATATTGACAGCAAAAGAATATACAGTGTATCTGATGAAGACTCTTTTTTTTTCAAAGATGATTTAGGAAACGTTTACAATGCTATGGGTTTAGTAGTTGATGGTCCTGAAAAAAATATGCAATTAGACTCCCCAAAAGCTTATACCGCAGCGTGGCAATCTTGGCAAGATTTTTATGATGATTTTGTTTTCTTTGAATAACAGAACCCACATTTTTTTTACTTAAATAATCTAATTAGCACCTTTTCCTACCCTAGGAATCAAGATTAAGGTCGAAGAGTAAATGTCTTAGACAAACTACATAATGTACCGATGGATTAAGTATGATAATAACTAATTTTTAGTTATTTTTAATAATTAATTCAATCACAATGTTTCCAAGGAAATTCTTAAAATACTTTTTACTATTTTTCTTTGTTAGTATGCAGCACGCATATTCCCAAAGAGAAGCTAGTAGGTGGTATTTTGGAAACAACGCAGGTCTTGATTTCAACAGTGGTATTCCTACACCATTACTTAACGGAAAACTAGAAACTCATGAAGGTTGTTCAACCATATCAGATCAGAATGGAAATTTATTGTTTTATTCAGACGGATTAAATGTATGGGACAAATCGCATAGATTAATGCCAAATGGAACCGGATTGTTTGGACACGAATCTAGTACTCAGTCCTCTATAATCATACCTAAAAACATAGAAAGAACTCAGTACTATATCTTTACCGTTGATGAACCTGACCCTGATGAAGATGATAACAAAGGTTTGAATTACACTTTGATTGACTTAACACTAAACAATGGGTTTGG includes:
- a CDS encoding SusD/RagB family nutrient-binding outer membrane lipoprotein, with the translated sequence MKKYLIIFATMAFFSCSDFGDINVDTKSATTVPSETVFANATRNLVDQMTESSVNSNIFRHFSQAWAQTTYQDETNYNLINRDQPGAHWAVLYRDVLKDLDEAKVIINDTDNSTVSAELVTNQLATISILEVYTYHVLADSFGDVPFTEALDIDNVLPAYDDDEAIYTAIITQLDAAIASITVSEGSFGGSDLIYAGDMAKWKKFANSLKLRMAVRIESVDAGKAATMASEAVASGVFTSNDDNATFAYLDGAPNTNPVWTDLVESGRQDFIGSNTIIDIMNDLEDPRRTVYFADNLQEDGSSDTYVGGPYGVNAPYGDYTHLGDLFHQPDTPGDILDYAEVEFLLAEAAELGLVGSPADAPAHYEAAITASFEFWAVDDVATYLANPDVAYATAASTWQEKIAVQKWLHLFNRGFEAWSTYRKYGFPMMNIPPTSGEDVPRRYTYPINEPSRNGASYAAGAAAMGGDTKTSTVFWDVN
- a CDS encoding DUF3179 domain-containing (seleno)protein, with amino-acid sequence MLQTLKNSLIILLCVVIWSCESSETIQNVETISNEQVTQEPAWSISESKILGPYNPFPLVTTASFTPINTVSYQDNHPTTLISLGPTELRAYPNSFIGLYEIINNEYENKKYAITHCPQTSSTIAWDRTIDNNVVTLKASGYLFNDNLMPIDIETNSIWSQMLIRGVRGQYDYVSPNTFNVVETDWKTVKEKFPTAKVYNEQVNNEVVENISSPGTTNRDYFRYGIISGIANVKIHIFKYDLFQEPGLTLLNTIITGKKVLVLGNEERNFVSSYYIDSKRIYSVSDEDSFFFKDDLGNVYNAMGLVVDGPEKNMQLDSPKAYTAAWQSWQDFYDDFVFFE